A genome region from Proteus vulgaris includes the following:
- a CDS encoding Rpn family recombination-promoting nuclease/putative transposase, giving the protein MNKPILISSHDAAFKRFMMNINNAKDFFFIHLPEELKGYCDFSTLQLQNSSFIDIKLRSRMSDILYLVKTKEGDVPIYLLVEHQSRPDKMIAWRMMHYAFCTMNQHLQQGYKSLPLVVPILFYHGKKKPYPFPVNWMECFPLSSLASQLYSNDFSLIDLTSIDDDILLTHKKAAVMEIAMKHVNSCDDLNQIAMLLSKAINQKNCRDEDTVAVVQYLFSIMDASDFEFIINNIAEQVDNHRETIMNIAWRLENKGFKLGIDEGFEIGKNEGIEIGKTVGIEIGRKSVQLELATNLLKENFDLSFIERVSGLSIQEIKELTVA; this is encoded by the coding sequence ATGAATAAACCTATTTTAATTTCTTCTCATGATGCTGCATTCAAACGCTTCATGATGAATATCAATAATGCTAAAGATTTCTTTTTTATCCATTTACCAGAAGAATTAAAAGGCTATTGTGATTTTTCAACTTTACAATTACAGAATTCTTCTTTTATTGATATAAAATTACGTTCTCGGATGTCTGATATTTTATATTTGGTGAAAACCAAAGAGGGTGATGTTCCTATTTATTTACTTGTAGAACACCAATCTAGACCTGATAAAATGATAGCTTGGCGTATGATGCACTATGCATTTTGCACCATGAACCAGCATTTGCAGCAAGGTTATAAGTCTTTACCTCTCGTTGTTCCCATCTTGTTTTATCATGGAAAGAAGAAACCTTATCCTTTTCCTGTTAATTGGATGGAATGTTTTCCACTTTCTTCACTTGCTAGTCAACTTTATTCTAATGACTTCTCTTTAATTGATTTGACCTCAATTGATGATGATATTTTGCTGACACATAAAAAAGCGGCAGTCATGGAAATTGCGATGAAACACGTTAATAGTTGTGATGATCTTAATCAGATTGCAATGCTTCTATCAAAAGCAATAAATCAGAAAAACTGCAGAGATGAAGACACTGTTGCTGTTGTACAATATTTGTTCTCAATCATGGATGCATCAGATTTTGAATTCATTATAAATAATATAGCTGAACAAGTAGATAACCATAGAGAGACAATTATGAATATAGCGTGGCGATTAGAAAATAAAGGATTTAAATTAGGTATAGATGAAGGTTTTGAAATAGGAAAAAATGAAGGTATTGAAATAGGAAAAACGGTAGGTATTGAAATAGGCAGAAAATCAGTGCAGTTAGAATTGGCAACAAATTTATTGAAAGAGAATTTTGATCTTTCATTTATCGAAAGAGTATCTGGTTTAAGTATACAAGAAATAAAAGAATTGACCGTAGCATGA
- the rpoC gene encoding DNA-directed RNA polymerase subunit beta' encodes MKDLLKFLKAQTKTEEFDAIKIALASPDMIRSWSFGEVKKPETINYRTFKPERDGLFCARIFGPVKDYECLCGKYKRLKHRGVICEKCGVEVTQTKVRRERMGHIELASPVAHIWFLKSLPSRIGLLLDMPLRDIERVLYFESYVVVEGGMTSLERGQILTEEQYLDALEEFGDEFDAKMGAEAVQNLLQSMDLEQECETLREELNETNSETKRKKLTKRIKLLEAFMQSGNKPEWMILTVLPVLPPDLRPLVPLDGGRFATSDLNDLYRRVINRNNRLKRLLDLAAPDIIVRNEKRMLQESVDALLDNGRRGRAITGSNKRPLKSLADMIKGKQGRFRQNLLGKRVDYSGRSVITVGPYLRLHQCGLPKKMALELFKPFIYGKLETRGLATTIKAAKKMVEREEAVVWDILDEVIREHPVMLNRAPTLHRLGIQAFEPILIEGKAIQLHPLVCAAYNADFDGDQMAVHVPLTLEAQLEARALMMSTNNILSPASGDPIIVPSQDVVLGLYYMTRDCINAKGEGMVLSGPKEAERVYRAGLASLHARVKVRITEEIKDGEGNITTETSLKDTTIGRAILWMIVPKGLPYALVNQPLGKKAISKMLNTCYRVMGLKPTVIFADQIMYTGFAYAARSGASVGIDDMVIPAKKAEIIAEAEAEVAEIQEQFQSGLVTAGERYNKVIDIWAAANERVAKAMMENLSTETVINRNGEEEQQVSFNSIFMMADSGARGSAAQIRQLAGMRGLMAKPDGSIIETPITANFREGLNVLQYFISTHGARKGLADTALKTANSGYLTRRLVDVAQDLVVTEDDCGTTEGVMMTPVIEGGDVKEPLRERVLGRVAAEDILKPGTADILVPRNTLLNEKLCDLLEENSVDSVKVRSVVTCNTDFGVCAKCYGRDLARGHIINKGEAIGVIAAQSIGEPGTQLTMRTFHIGGAASRAAAESSIQVRNKGTLKLFNAKFITNTAGKLVITSRNTELRLIDEFGRTKESYKVPYGAQLAKGDGEAVNGGETVANWDPHTMPVVSEVSGIIRFADMVDGQTITRQTDELTGLSSLVVLDSAERTGSGKDLRPALRITDAQGNDVLIPNTDMPAQYFLPGKAIVQLDDGITINAGDTLARIPQESGGTKDITGGLPRVADLFEARRPKEPAILAEISGIVSFGKETKGKRRLVISPLDGSDAYEEMIPKWRQLNVFEGEVVERGDVISDGPESPHDILRLRGVHAVTRYITNEVQEVYRLQGVKINDKHIEVIVRQMLRKVTIENAGSSEFLEGEQVEYARVKVSNRILEEEGKVPATYSRDLLGITKASLATESFISAASFQETTRVLTEAAVAGKRDELRGLKENVIVGRLIPAGTGYAYHQDRMKRRQSQLPTDETETTISADEASANLAELLNAGFGGSSNN; translated from the coding sequence GTGAAAGACTTATTAAAGTTTCTGAAAGCGCAAACCAAGACCGAAGAGTTTGATGCGATCAAAATTGCTCTGGCATCACCTGATATGATCCGTTCATGGTCATTTGGTGAAGTTAAAAAGCCAGAAACAATTAATTACCGTACGTTCAAACCAGAACGTGACGGTCTTTTCTGTGCCCGTATTTTCGGACCAGTAAAAGATTACGAATGTTTGTGTGGTAAATACAAACGTTTAAAACACCGAGGTGTTATCTGTGAGAAGTGTGGCGTTGAAGTTACACAAACTAAAGTTCGTCGTGAACGTATGGGTCACATCGAATTAGCTTCTCCAGTTGCTCACATTTGGTTCTTGAAATCACTGCCGTCCCGTATCGGTCTGCTGTTGGATATGCCACTGCGCGATATTGAACGTGTACTGTATTTCGAATCTTATGTTGTGGTTGAAGGCGGGATGACTAGCCTTGAGCGCGGGCAAATCTTAACAGAAGAGCAATATCTTGATGCATTAGAAGAGTTTGGTGACGAATTCGATGCGAAGATGGGTGCAGAAGCTGTTCAGAACTTGTTACAGAGCATGGATCTGGAACAAGAGTGTGAAACACTGCGTGAAGAGTTAAATGAAACTAACTCTGAAACTAAACGTAAGAAACTGACTAAACGTATTAAGTTACTTGAAGCATTCATGCAATCAGGCAATAAACCTGAGTGGATGATCTTAACTGTACTGCCTGTGCTACCACCAGACTTACGTCCACTGGTGCCACTTGATGGCGGTCGTTTTGCGACTTCAGATCTGAACGACTTATATCGTCGTGTGATCAACCGTAACAACCGTTTAAAACGCCTGCTTGATTTAGCAGCACCAGACATTATCGTACGTAACGAAAAACGTATGTTACAAGAGTCTGTGGATGCGTTATTAGATAACGGTCGTCGCGGTCGTGCGATTACAGGTTCTAACAAACGTCCTCTGAAATCTTTGGCTGATATGATCAAAGGTAAACAAGGTCGTTTCCGTCAAAACCTGTTAGGTAAACGTGTTGACTATTCTGGTCGTTCTGTAATTACCGTTGGTCCATACCTGCGTCTGCATCAGTGTGGTCTACCGAAAAAAATGGCTCTTGAGTTATTCAAACCATTTATTTACGGAAAACTGGAAACCCGTGGTTTAGCGACAACAATCAAAGCCGCTAAAAAAATGGTTGAGCGCGAAGAAGCGGTTGTTTGGGATATCTTAGATGAAGTTATCCGCGAACACCCAGTAATGCTAAACCGTGCACCAACACTTCACCGTTTAGGTATTCAGGCATTTGAACCAATCCTTATCGAAGGTAAAGCTATTCAGTTACACCCACTCGTTTGTGCGGCATATAACGCCGACTTCGATGGTGACCAAATGGCGGTTCACGTACCACTGACATTAGAAGCACAGTTAGAAGCTCGTGCGCTGATGATGTCAACAAATAACATTCTGTCTCCAGCAAGTGGTGACCCAATCATCGTTCCTTCACAGGACGTTGTATTAGGTCTTTACTACATGACTCGTGACTGCATCAATGCCAAAGGTGAAGGCATGGTGTTAAGTGGTCCTAAAGAAGCTGAACGCGTTTATCGCGCAGGTTTAGCCTCTTTACACGCACGCGTCAAAGTACGTATCACTGAAGAGATTAAAGATGGCGAAGGTAACATCACCACTGAAACTAGCTTAAAAGATACTACTATCGGACGAGCTATTTTATGGATGATCGTACCAAAAGGTCTACCTTACGCACTGGTTAACCAACCATTAGGTAAGAAAGCAATTTCTAAAATGCTGAATACCTGTTATCGCGTAATGGGCCTGAAGCCAACGGTTATTTTTGCTGACCAAATCATGTATACCGGTTTTGCTTACGCAGCACGTTCAGGTGCTTCAGTAGGTATCGACGACATGGTTATCCCTGCTAAAAAAGCAGAGATCATTGCGGAAGCAGAAGCAGAAGTTGCAGAAATTCAGGAACAGTTCCAATCTGGTCTGGTAACAGCAGGTGAACGTTACAACAAAGTTATCGATATTTGGGCTGCGGCGAATGAGCGCGTAGCAAAAGCGATGATGGAAAATCTGTCTACTGAAACTGTTATTAACCGTAATGGTGAAGAAGAACAACAAGTATCTTTCAACAGCATCTTTATGATGGCTGACTCTGGTGCTCGTGGTTCTGCTGCTCAGATCCGTCAGTTAGCAGGTATGCGTGGTCTGATGGCTAAGCCAGATGGTTCAATCATCGAGACACCAATCACAGCGAACTTCCGTGAAGGTTTGAACGTACTCCAGTACTTCATTTCAACTCACGGTGCTCGTAAAGGTCTTGCGGATACCGCACTGAAAACAGCAAACTCCGGTTACTTGACTCGTCGTTTAGTTGACGTTGCACAAGACTTAGTCGTTACAGAAGACGACTGTGGTACAACCGAAGGTGTTATGATGACTCCGGTTATCGAAGGTGGTGATGTTAAAGAACCACTGCGTGAACGTGTATTAGGTCGTGTGGCTGCAGAAGATATTCTGAAACCAGGTACTGCCGATATTCTTGTTCCACGTAACACTCTATTAAATGAAAAACTGTGTGATCTGTTAGAAGAAAACTCTGTTGACAGCGTAAAAGTCCGTTCAGTTGTAACCTGTAATACAGACTTCGGTGTGTGTGCGAAATGTTATGGTCGTGATCTTGCTCGTGGTCATATCATCAATAAAGGTGAAGCTATCGGCGTTATCGCAGCACAGTCAATCGGTGAGCCAGGTACACAGTTAACGATGCGTACGTTCCACATCGGTGGTGCGGCATCTCGTGCGGCAGCAGAATCTAGCATTCAAGTACGTAACAAAGGTACTCTGAAGCTGTTCAATGCGAAGTTCATTACTAATACTGCGGGTAAATTAGTTATCACTTCTCGTAACACAGAATTACGTTTAATTGACGAATTCGGTCGTACGAAAGAAAGCTACAAAGTTCCTTACGGTGCTCAACTAGCAAAAGGTGATGGCGAAGCAGTTAACGGTGGCGAAACTGTTGCGAACTGGGATCCACATACAATGCCAGTCGTGAGTGAAGTCTCTGGTATCATCCGTTTTGCAGACATGGTTGATGGTCAAACTATCACACGTCAAACAGATGAATTAACAGGTCTTTCTTCACTGGTTGTTCTGGATTCAGCAGAGCGTACAGGTAGCGGTAAAGATTTACGTCCAGCATTGCGTATCACTGATGCACAAGGTAATGACGTATTAATCCCGAATACTGATATGCCAGCACAGTACTTCCTGCCAGGTAAAGCAATTGTTCAGTTAGACGATGGTATTACAATTAACGCAGGTGACACTTTAGCGCGTATTCCACAAGAATCTGGCGGTACTAAAGATATCACCGGTGGTCTACCACGCGTTGCTGACCTGTTTGAAGCTCGTCGTCCGAAAGAGCCTGCAATCCTTGCTGAAATCAGCGGTATTGTTTCGTTCGGTAAAGAGACTAAAGGTAAACGTCGTCTGGTTATTTCTCCATTAGATGGCAGTGATGCATACGAAGAGATGATCCCTAAATGGCGTCAGCTTAACGTATTCGAGGGTGAGGTTGTGGAACGCGGTGATGTTATCTCCGATGGTCCAGAATCACCACATGACATTCTGCGCTTACGTGGTGTTCATGCGGTTACTCGCTATATCACTAACGAAGTACAGGAAGTTTACCGTTTACAAGGCGTTAAGATTAACGATAAACACATTGAAGTTATCGTTCGTCAGATGCTACGTAAAGTTACCATTGAGAACGCAGGAAGCTCTGAGTTCCTCGAAGGTGAACAGGTTGAATACGCTCGCGTTAAAGTATCAAACCGTATTCTGGAAGAAGAAGGCAAAGTACCAGCAACATATTCTCGTGACCTATTAGGTATTACGAAAGCATCTCTGGCAACTGAATCCTTCATCTCTGCTGCATCGTTCCAAGAAACAACTCGTGTTCTAACGGAAGCTGCGGTAGCGGGTAAACGTGATGAATTACGAGGCTTGAAAGAAAACGTTATTGTTGGTCGCTTGATCCCAGCCGGTACTGGATATGCGTATCACCAAGATCGTATGAAGCGTCGTCAATCACAACTGCCGACAGATGAAACAGAAACAACAATCAGTGCTGATGAAGCATCTGCTAACTTAGCAGAATTACTGAATGCTGGTTTTGGTGGTTCATCAAATAACTAA
- the rpoB gene encoding DNA-directed RNA polymerase subunit beta, with translation MVYSYTEKKRIRKDFGKRPQVLDVPYLLSIQLDSFQKFIEQDPDGQNGLEAAFRSVFPIQSYSGNAELQYVSYRLGEPVFDVKECQIRGVTYSAPLRVKLRLVIYEREAPEGTVKDIKEQEVYMGEIPLMTDNGTFVINGTERVIVSQLHRSPGVFFDSDKGKTHSSGKVLYNARIIPYRGSWLDFEFDPKDNLFVRIDRRRKLPATIILRAMNYSTEEILGLFFEKTLFEISNNKLMMTLVPERLRGETASFDIEANGKVYVEKGRRITARHIRQLEKEQVDRIEVPVEYIAGKVVARDYIDEATGELICAANMEISLDVLARLSQAGHKTIETLFTNDLDHGAYISETVRVDPTNDRLSALVEIYRMMRPGEPPTREAAENLFENLFFSEDRYDLSAVGRMKFNRSLGRDEVEGSGILSQEDIIEVMKKLIDIRNGKGEVDDIDHLGNRRIRSVGEMAENQFRVGLVRVERAVKERLSLGDLDALMPQDMINAKPISAAVKEFFGSSQLSQFMDQNNPLSEITHKRRISALGPGGLTRERAGFEVRDVHPTHYGRVCPIETPEGPNIGLINSLSVYAQTNEYGFLETPYRVVENNAVTDEIHYLSAIEEGNFIIAQANSVLDDDNHFVEELVTCRHKGESSLFSRDQVQYMDVSTQQVVSVGASLIPFLEHDDANRALMGANMQRQAVPTLRGDKPLVGTGMERAVAVDSGVTAVAKRGGVVQYVDASRIVIKVNEDETYAGEAGIDIYSLTKYTRSNQNTCINQTPCVSLGEPVDRGDVLADGPSTDLGELALGQNMRVAFMPWNGYNYEDSILVSERVVQEDRFTTIHIQELACVSRDTKLGPEEITADIPNVGEAALSKLDESGIVYIGAEVKGGDILVGKVTPKGETQLTPEEKLLRAIFGEKASDVKDSSLRVPNGVSGTVIDVQVFTRDGVEKDKRALEIEESQLREVKKDLTEELRIFEAGLFARIRGVLIAGGIEAEKLDKLPRERWLELGIADEEKQNQLEQLAEQYDELKAEFAKKLEAKRRKITQGDDLAPGVLKIVKVYLAVKRQIQPGDKMAGRHGNKGVISKINPIEDMPYDENGNPVDLVLNPLGVPSRMNIGQILETHLGMAAKGIGDKINAMLKQQQEVAKLREFIQKAYDLGMAPRQKVDLDTFSDEEVLRLAENLKKGMPTATPVFDGAEEMEIKEMLKLADLPTSGQITLFDGRTGEQFERPVTVGYMYMLKLNHLVDDKMHARSTGSYSLVTQQPLGGKAQFGGQRFGEMEVWALEAYGAAYTLQEMLTVKSDDVNGRTKMYKNIVDGNHQMEPGMPESFNVLLKEIRSLGINIELEDE, from the coding sequence ATGGTTTACTCCTATACCGAGAAAAAACGTATTCGTAAGGATTTTGGTAAACGTCCACAAGTTCTGGATGTTCCCTATCTCCTTTCTATCCAACTTGACTCGTTCCAGAAGTTCATCGAGCAAGATCCTGATGGTCAAAACGGTCTGGAAGCAGCTTTCCGTTCCGTATTTCCTATCCAAAGCTACAGTGGTAATGCTGAATTACAATATGTCAGCTACCGCTTAGGCGAGCCTGTTTTTGATGTTAAAGAATGTCAGATCCGCGGTGTCACTTACTCAGCACCTCTGCGTGTAAAACTGCGTCTGGTCATTTATGAACGTGAAGCCCCAGAAGGCACCGTTAAAGACATCAAAGAACAAGAAGTTTATATGGGTGAAATCCCATTAATGACCGATAATGGTACTTTTGTTATCAATGGTACTGAGCGTGTTATCGTTTCCCAGTTACATCGTAGCCCTGGTGTGTTCTTTGATAGTGATAAAGGTAAAACACACTCTTCAGGTAAAGTACTGTATAACGCACGTATTATCCCTTATCGTGGCTCATGGTTAGACTTCGAATTCGACCCTAAAGATAACCTTTTTGTCCGTATTGACCGTCGCCGTAAATTACCTGCGACTATCATTTTACGCGCAATGAACTACAGCACTGAAGAAATCTTAGGTTTATTCTTCGAAAAAACATTGTTTGAAATCAGCAATAACAAGCTGATGATGACATTAGTGCCTGAACGTCTGCGTGGTGAAACGGCTTCATTTGATATTGAAGCAAACGGCAAAGTGTATGTCGAAAAAGGCCGTCGTATTACCGCTCGCCATATTCGTCAATTAGAGAAAGAGCAAGTTGATCGCATTGAAGTACCTGTTGAATACATTGCAGGTAAAGTGGTTGCTCGTGACTATATTGATGAAGCGACAGGTGAACTGATTTGTGCTGCTAACATGGAAATCTCTTTAGATGTGTTAGCTCGCTTAAGTCAAGCTGGTCATAAAACGATTGAAACGCTGTTTACCAATGATTTAGATCATGGTGCTTATATTTCAGAAACTGTCCGCGTCGATCCTACAAACGATCGTTTAAGCGCATTAGTTGAAATTTATCGCATGATGCGTCCTGGTGAACCACCTACACGCGAAGCAGCAGAAAATTTATTTGAGAACTTATTCTTCTCTGAAGATCGTTATGATCTGTCTGCTGTTGGTCGTATGAAGTTCAACCGTTCGTTAGGCCGTGACGAAGTTGAAGGTTCTGGCATCCTGAGCCAAGAAGATATCATTGAAGTAATGAAAAAACTGATTGATATCCGTAATGGTAAAGGTGAAGTGGATGATATTGACCACTTAGGTAACCGTCGTATTCGTTCTGTTGGCGAAATGGCTGAAAACCAATTCCGTGTTGGTCTGGTGCGTGTTGAACGTGCAGTTAAAGAGCGTCTGTCTTTAGGCGATCTTGATGCATTAATGCCACAAGATATGATCAACGCAAAACCGATTTCTGCTGCTGTCAAAGAATTCTTTGGTTCTAGTCAGTTATCACAGTTTATGGATCAGAATAACCCGCTATCAGAAATTACGCACAAACGTCGTATCTCTGCATTAGGTCCAGGTGGTTTGACCCGTGAACGTGCAGGCTTCGAAGTTCGAGACGTACACCCAACTCACTACGGTCGTGTGTGCCCAATCGAAACACCAGAAGGTCCAAACATCGGTCTGATCAACTCATTATCTGTTTATGCACAGACTAACGAGTACGGTTTCTTAGAAACGCCTTACCGTGTTGTTGAAAACAACGCTGTAACAGATGAAATTCACTATCTGTCTGCAATTGAAGAAGGTAACTTCATCATTGCTCAGGCTAACTCCGTATTAGACGATGACAATCACTTCGTTGAAGAATTAGTTACTTGCCGCCATAAAGGTGAGTCAAGCTTATTTAGTCGTGACCAAGTTCAGTACATGGACGTTTCAACTCAACAGGTTGTTTCTGTCGGTGCTTCACTGATCCCATTCCTTGAACATGATGACGCCAACCGTGCATTGATGGGTGCGAACATGCAACGTCAGGCTGTTCCTACTCTTCGTGGTGATAAACCACTGGTAGGTACCGGTATGGAACGTGCAGTAGCGGTTGACTCTGGTGTTACTGCGGTTGCTAAACGTGGTGGTGTTGTTCAGTATGTTGATGCTTCTCGTATTGTTATCAAAGTTAACGAAGATGAGACTTACGCTGGTGAAGCGGGCATCGATATCTATAGCTTGACTAAATACACTCGCTCTAACCAGAACACATGTATTAATCAAACTCCTTGCGTATCTTTAGGTGAGCCTGTTGATCGTGGTGACGTGTTAGCCGATGGTCCTTCAACAGACCTTGGTGAGTTAGCATTAGGCCAAAATATGCGCGTGGCATTTATGCCATGGAATGGTTATAACTACGAGGACTCCATCCTTGTATCTGAACGTGTTGTTCAAGAAGATCGTTTCACTACTATCCACATTCAAGAACTCGCTTGTGTCTCTCGTGATACTAAGTTAGGGCCTGAAGAGATCACTGCGGATATCCCGAATGTCGGTGAAGCAGCGTTATCTAAACTGGATGAATCAGGTATCGTTTATATCGGTGCTGAAGTGAAAGGCGGTGATATTCTCGTTGGTAAAGTAACACCTAAAGGTGAAACTCAACTGACTCCAGAAGAGAAGCTGTTGCGTGCTATCTTCGGTGAAAAAGCGTCTGATGTTAAAGATTCTTCTCTGCGTGTTCCTAATGGTGTGTCTGGTACAGTTATCGATGTACAAGTCTTCACCCGTGACGGCGTAGAAAAAGATAAACGTGCATTAGAAATCGAAGAATCACAGTTGCGTGAAGTTAAGAAAGACTTAACTGAAGAACTGCGTATCTTTGAAGCGGGTCTATTCGCTCGTATTCGTGGTGTTCTGATTGCTGGCGGTATTGAAGCTGAGAAATTAGATAAATTACCTCGTGAACGTTGGTTAGAGCTGGGTATTGCGGATGAAGAGAAGCAAAACCAGTTAGAACAATTAGCAGAACAGTATGATGAACTGAAAGCTGAGTTCGCGAAGAAGCTGGAAGCTAAACGTCGTAAAATCACTCAAGGTGATGATTTAGCACCAGGCGTGCTGAAAATCGTTAAGGTTTATCTGGCTGTTAAACGTCAGATCCAACCGGGTGATAAGATGGCTGGTCGTCATGGTAACAAGGGTGTTATCTCTAAGATTAACCCAATTGAAGACATGCCATACGATGAAAACGGTAATCCAGTAGACCTCGTACTGAACCCACTAGGTGTACCATCACGTATGAACATCGGTCAGATCCTTGAAACTCACTTGGGTATGGCTGCTAAAGGTATCGGTGATAAGATCAACGCGATGCTGAAACAGCAACAAGAAGTTGCTAAATTACGTGAATTTATCCAGAAAGCTTACGATCTGGGTATGGCACCTCGTCAGAAAGTTGATCTGGACACCTTCAGCGATGAAGAAGTGTTACGTCTGGCTGAAAACCTGAAAAAAGGTATGCCAACCGCAACACCAGTGTTCGATGGTGCAGAAGAAATGGAAATTAAAGAGATGCTGAAATTAGCGGATCTTCCAACTTCTGGTCAGATTACACTTTTCGATGGTCGTACAGGTGAACAATTTGAGCGTCCAGTAACTGTTGGTTACATGTACATGCTGAAACTGAACCACTTAGTTGATGACAAGATGCACGCCCGTTCTACTGGTTCGTACAGCTTGGTTACTCAGCAACCTCTTGGTGGTAAAGCACAGTTTGGTGGTCAGCGTTTCGGGGAGATGGAAGTGTGGGCACTGGAAGCATACGGTGCAGCTTATACTCTTCAAGAAATGCTTACTGTTAAGTCAGATGACGTTAACGGTCGTACCAAAATGTACAAAAACATTGTTGATGGTAACCATCAGATGGAACCAGGTATGCCAGAGTCGTTCAATGTATTGTTGAAAGAGATCCGTTCACTGGGTATCAACATCGAATTGGAAGACGAATAA
- the rplL gene encoding 50S ribosomal protein L7/L12: MSISKDDILNAVAEMSVMDVVELISMMEEKFGVSAAAAVAVAAGPAEAAEEKTEFDVILKAIGGNKVAVIKAVRGATGLGLKEAKDLVESAPAALKEGVSKDDAEALKKALEEAGAEVEVK; the protein is encoded by the coding sequence ATGTCTATTTCTAAAGACGATATCTTAAACGCAGTTGCTGAAATGTCTGTAATGGACGTTGTTGAACTGATCTCTATGATGGAAGAAAAATTCGGTGTATCTGCTGCTGCAGCTGTTGCTGTTGCTGCAGGTCCAGCAGAAGCTGCTGAAGAGAAAACTGAATTTGACGTTATCCTGAAAGCTATCGGCGGTAACAAAGTAGCAGTAATCAAAGCAGTACGTGGCGCTACCGGTCTTGGCCTGAAAGAAGCTAAAGACTTAGTAGAATCTGCACCAGCAGCTCTGAAAGAAGGCGTAAGCAAAGATGATGCTGAAGCTCTGAAGAAAGCTCTGGAAGAAGCAGGCGCTGAGGTTGAAGTTAAATAA
- the rplJ gene encoding 50S ribosomal protein L10: MALNLQDKQAIVAEVSEVAKGALSAVVADSRGVTVAKMTELRKACREAGVTVRVVRNTLLRRAVEGTSYEVLKDVFVGPTLIAFSAEHPGAAARLFKDFAKANPAFEIKAAAFEGEFIPGSNIDRLATLPTYDEAIARLMSTMKEASAGKLVRTLAALRDQKEAA, from the coding sequence ATGGCACTAAATCTTCAAGACAAACAAGCGATTGTTGCTGAAGTCAGCGAAGTTGCCAAAGGTGCGCTTTCTGCAGTTGTTGCGGATTCCCGTGGCGTTACTGTAGCTAAAATGACCGAACTGCGTAAAGCATGTCGTGAAGCTGGCGTTACTGTACGTGTAGTACGTAACACACTTCTGCGTCGTGCTGTTGAAGGTACTTCTTATGAAGTGCTGAAAGACGTATTTGTTGGTCCTACCTTGATTGCATTTTCTGCTGAACATCCGGGCGCTGCTGCTCGTCTGTTCAAAGATTTCGCGAAAGCGAACCCAGCATTCGAGATTAAAGCGGCTGCCTTTGAAGGTGAGTTTATCCCAGGTTCGAACATCGATCGTCTGGCTACACTCCCAACTTACGATGAAGCAATCGCACGCCTGATGTCAACCATGAAAGAAGCCTCTGCAGGCAAATTGGTTCGTACTCTGGCTGCTCTGCGCGATCAGAAAGAAGCTGCTTAA
- the rplA gene encoding 50S ribosomal protein L1, translating into MAKLTKRMRNIREKVEVTKQYEITEAVALLKELATAKFVESVDVAVNLGIDARKSDQNVRGATVLPHGTGRSVRVAVFAQGANAEAAKEAGAELVGMDDLAAKVKAGEMDFDVVIASPDAMRVVGQLGQILGPRGLMPNPKVGTVTPNVAEAVKNAKAGQVRYRNDKNGIIHTTIGKVDFNEVQLKENLEALLVALKKAKPSAAKGVYIKKVSLSTTMGAGVAIDQASLSATV; encoded by the coding sequence ATGGCTAAACTAACCAAGCGCATGCGCAATATCCGTGAAAAAGTTGAAGTAACTAAACAGTATGAAATCACTGAAGCTGTTGCTTTACTGAAAGAACTGGCTACTGCTAAATTCGTTGAAAGCGTTGACGTTGCTGTTAACCTTGGCATCGATGCACGTAAATCAGATCAAAACGTTCGTGGTGCAACTGTACTTCCACACGGTACTGGCCGTTCAGTTCGCGTTGCTGTATTCGCACAAGGTGCAAATGCAGAAGCTGCTAAAGAAGCAGGCGCTGAATTAGTCGGTATGGACGACTTAGCTGCTAAAGTTAAAGCTGGCGAAATGGACTTTGACGTTGTTATCGCATCTCCAGATGCAATGCGCGTTGTAGGTCAATTAGGTCAAATCCTTGGCCCACGTGGCTTAATGCCAAACCCGAAAGTGGGTACTGTAACACCTAACGTTGCTGAAGCAGTTAAAAATGCTAAAGCTGGTCAGGTTCGTTACCGTAACGACAAAAATGGTATTATCCATACCACTATCGGTAAAGTTGATTTCAACGAAGTTCAGTTGAAAGAAAACTTAGAAGCACTGTTGGTTGCTCTGAAAAAAGCAAAACCATCAGCAGCGAAAGGCGTTTATATCAAGAAAGTAAGCCTGTCTACCACTATGGGTGCAGGTGTTGCGATTGATCAAGCTAGCTTAAGCGCGACAGTTTAA